In Acidovorax sp. GBBC 1281, a single window of DNA contains:
- the traJ gene encoding conjugal transfer transcriptional regulator TraJ produces MPERKSAATRKGHTPINVWVTPDEKYEITSLAKATGLSTSTFLRNLGMGYQVKSIVDNKRVEELARINGDLGRLGGLLKLWLTDDVRTRRFGESTIRALLSKIDQNQNQMYEAMREVVMPRSKR; encoded by the coding sequence ATGCCTGAGCGAAAATCCGCTGCCACCAGAAAAGGGCACACACCCATTAATGTTTGGGTGACGCCAGATGAGAAATACGAAATCACATCGCTGGCTAAAGCAACTGGACTCAGCACTTCCACATTTCTACGGAATTTAGGAATGGGATATCAGGTGAAATCTATTGTCGACAACAAACGCGTTGAAGAACTGGCTCGCATAAATGGTGATTTAGGGCGGCTAGGTGGACTGCTAAAGCTTTGGCTTACAGACGACGTACGGACTCGCCGATTCGGTGAATCGACTATTCGCGCACTGCTTTCAAAAATAGATCAAAACCAAAATCAAATGTATGAGGCCATGCGCGAAGTCGTTATGCCTCGCTCCAAACGATGA
- the trbK gene encoding entry exclusion lipoprotein TrbK — protein sequence MRKTMLLVGLTAALLAGCDNKPATMPMPEVNDTNCQIETIRKIEDKAARETFAGLCSRRSPTGGGIAPTEKPMNWLELADPKDQKGARP from the coding sequence ATGAGAAAAACGATGCTGCTCGTCGGCCTCACAGCGGCGCTACTGGCCGGCTGCGACAACAAGCCGGCCACCATGCCCATGCCCGAGGTCAACGACACCAACTGTCAGATCGAGACGATCAGGAAGATCGAGGACAAGGCGGCACGCGAAACCTTCGCCGGGTTGTGCTCGCGGCGATCCCCGACTGGCGGCGGCATTGCGCCGACCGAGAAGCCCATGAACTGGCTTGAGCTGGCCGACCCGAAAGATCAGAAGGGAGCGAGGCCATGA
- the pepN gene encoding aminopeptidase N — MREGQATAIHRADYTAPAFWIDTVDLTFDLDPAKTRVLNKMRLRRNADVPAGALRLDGDELNLARVLVNGAGTSFKMEGGQLVLENLPEGHEPFDLEIFTTCAPDKNTQLSGLYVSQGTFFTQCEAEGFRRITYFLDRPDVMASFTVLLRADKAAYPVLLSNGNLIDHGPLDDGPNGARHFAKWQDPHKKPCYLFALVAGKLVAREQRIRSRSGADHLLQVYVRPGDLEKTEHAMNSLMASVAWDEARFGLPLDLERFMIVATSDFNMGAMENKGLNIFNTKYVLASQATATDVDFGNIESVVGHEYFHNWTGNRVTCRDWFQLSLKEGLTVFRDQEFSQDLSGSPSARAVKRIEDVRVLRTAQFPEDAGPMAHPVRPDSYVEINNFYTVTIYEKGAEVVRMMHTLVGREGFARGMKLYFERHDGQAVTCDDFAQAIADANPDSDLARLLPQFKRWYSQAGTPRLQAMGVYDAAARTYTLTLSQSLAPTPGQPLKEPSVIPVALGLLGADGNALPLQLEGEAAAGGADRTVVLTEATHAFTFVNVGSQPVPSLLRGFSAPVVLDIDYSDAELLALLAHDTDAFNRWEAGQRLALRIAIKTIADEAINPPAGAPIEQAIVPDSFVEAMRGVLRHPALDAAFKELVLSLPSEGYIAEHLDVVDPQRVHAVREAMRAQLAVALQPEWEAIWAQHHDTGAYRPDAISAGRRALSGLALSMLCLAARTTGDSVWPGKAYQRFKDAGNMTDRFNALTALVYSGHALAEPALARFHALFKDEALVLDKWFSLQAGAPDRGGQVLAAVQQLMKHADFSLKNPNRARSVIFSYCSANPGGFHRLDGAGYQFWADRVLELDTLNPQVAARLARALDRWKKLADPHRGAARDAIARVAAKPDLSNDVREVVTRALAD, encoded by the coding sequence ATGCGTGAAGGACAAGCCACGGCCATCCACCGTGCCGACTACACCGCCCCCGCGTTCTGGATCGACACGGTGGACCTCACGTTCGACCTGGACCCGGCCAAGACCCGGGTGCTCAACAAGATGCGGCTGCGCCGCAACGCGGACGTGCCCGCGGGCGCGCTGCGTCTCGATGGCGACGAGCTGAACCTGGCGCGCGTGCTGGTCAACGGCGCGGGCACCTCGTTCAAGATGGAAGGCGGCCAGCTGGTGCTGGAGAACCTGCCGGAGGGCCACGAGCCCTTCGACCTGGAGATCTTCACCACCTGCGCGCCCGACAAGAACACGCAGCTGTCGGGCCTGTACGTGAGCCAGGGCACCTTCTTCACCCAGTGCGAGGCCGAGGGCTTTCGGCGCATCACCTACTTCCTGGACCGGCCGGACGTGATGGCCAGCTTCACCGTGCTGCTGCGCGCCGACAAGGCCGCCTACCCGGTGCTGCTGTCCAACGGCAACCTGATCGACCACGGCCCCCTGGACGACGGCCCCAACGGCGCGCGCCATTTCGCCAAGTGGCAGGACCCGCACAAGAAGCCCTGCTACCTGTTCGCGCTGGTGGCCGGCAAGCTCGTGGCGCGCGAGCAGCGCATCCGCTCGCGCTCCGGCGCCGACCACCTGCTGCAGGTTTACGTGCGCCCGGGCGACCTGGAGAAGACCGAGCACGCCATGAACTCCCTCATGGCCAGCGTGGCCTGGGACGAGGCGCGCTTCGGCCTGCCGCTGGATCTTGAGCGCTTCATGATCGTCGCCACCAGCGACTTCAACATGGGCGCGATGGAGAACAAGGGCCTGAACATCTTCAACACGAAGTACGTGCTGGCCAGCCAGGCCACGGCGACCGATGTGGATTTCGGCAACATCGAAAGCGTGGTGGGCCACGAGTACTTCCACAACTGGACCGGCAACCGCGTCACCTGCCGCGACTGGTTCCAGCTGTCGCTCAAGGAAGGCCTCACAGTCTTTCGGGACCAGGAGTTCAGCCAGGACCTGTCGGGCAGCCCGTCGGCTCGCGCCGTCAAGCGCATCGAGGACGTGCGCGTGCTGCGCACCGCGCAGTTCCCCGAAGACGCCGGCCCCATGGCGCACCCGGTGCGGCCCGACAGCTACGTCGAGATCAACAACTTCTACACCGTCACCATCTACGAAAAGGGTGCCGAGGTCGTGCGCATGATGCACACGCTGGTGGGCCGCGAAGGCTTCGCACGCGGCATGAAGCTGTACTTCGAGCGCCACGACGGGCAGGCGGTCACCTGCGACGATTTCGCGCAGGCCATTGCCGATGCTAACCCGGACAGCGATCTGGCCCGCCTGCTGCCGCAGTTCAAGCGCTGGTATTCGCAGGCCGGCACGCCGCGCTTGCAGGCCATGGGCGTGTACGACGCCGCCGCGCGCACCTACACGCTCACGCTGTCGCAAAGCCTCGCGCCCACGCCCGGCCAGCCGCTCAAGGAGCCCTCCGTGATCCCGGTCGCCCTGGGCCTGCTGGGCGCGGACGGCAACGCCCTGCCGCTGCAACTGGAGGGCGAGGCCGCCGCGGGCGGCGCGGACCGCACCGTGGTGCTGACCGAGGCCACCCATGCGTTCACCTTCGTGAACGTGGGCTCCCAGCCCGTGCCGTCGCTGCTGCGCGGGTTCAGCGCCCCCGTGGTGCTGGACATCGACTACAGCGATGCCGAGCTTCTCGCCCTGCTGGCGCACGACACCGACGCCTTCAACCGCTGGGAGGCCGGCCAGCGCCTGGCCCTGCGAATCGCTATTAAAACGATAGCAGACGAGGCAATCAATCCGCCGGCAGGCGCGCCCATCGAGCAAGCGATCGTGCCCGACAGCTTCGTCGAAGCCATGCGCGGCGTGCTGCGCCACCCCGCGCTGGACGCGGCCTTCAAGGAGCTGGTGCTCAGCCTGCCCTCCGAGGGCTACATCGCCGAGCACCTGGACGTGGTGGACCCGCAGCGCGTGCACGCCGTGCGCGAAGCGATGCGCGCGCAACTCGCCGTCGCGCTGCAGCCGGAGTGGGAAGCCATCTGGGCGCAGCACCACGACACGGGCGCTTACCGCCCCGATGCGATCTCGGCCGGCCGCCGCGCGCTGTCGGGCCTGGCGCTGTCCATGCTGTGCCTGGCGGCCCGCACCACGGGCGACAGCGTGTGGCCGGGCAAGGCGTACCAGCGCTTCAAGGATGCGGGCAACATGACCGACCGCTTCAACGCCCTCACGGCGCTGGTGTACAGCGGCCATGCCCTGGCCGAGCCGGCACTCGCGCGCTTTCACGCCCTGTTCAAGGACGAGGCCCTGGTGCTGGACAAATGGTTCTCGCTGCAGGCGGGCGCGCCCGACCGCGGCGGGCAGGTGCTGGCCGCCGTGCAGCAGCTCATGAAGCACGCGGACTTCAGCCTCAAGAACCCGAACCGCGCGCGCAGCGTGATCTTCAGCTATTGCAGCGCCAACCCCGGGGGCTTTCACCGCCTGGACGGCGCGGGCTACCAGTTCTGGGCCGACCGGGTGCTGGAGCTGGACACGCTCAACCCGCAGGTGGCGGCACGCCTGGCCCGGGCGCTCGACCGCTGGAAGAAGCTGGCCGACCCCCACCGCGGCGCGGCGCGCGACGCCATCGCCCGCGTGGCGGCCAAACCCGACCTGTCCAACGACGTGCGCGAGGTGGTCACCCGCGCGCTGGCCGACTGA
- a CDS encoding AAA family ATPase: protein MTVLVGPNAAGKSNFVDSLRFLRDAARDGLDHAIVARGGIARIRQNSSGRPYHLGLTVNTLQNWGEDDPLPGSYSLEIGSTSGGNYRVEREEASCHRRDFYPPSEDDNGMEEVMIPEGFTRDRAGRITEKNSIPTRIYSLDDHDRLALGTLVGEYAFHGLGESLQDYIRSWKFSALYPNTLRQLNTPDTESELREDGSNWASVIRASKRTTKGKKMLERIYEMMRVVLPDFLDVSVSTAGSYLVPNFRFGTSDKNTRQFDPVQLSDGTLRIFGILLSLYQTPAPSLIVIEEPEQTVHPAVLSMLAEAFKEVAELTQIIVTTHSPQLIEHFEPSNIRIVTMQDGVTQIAPIKDSQREAVQRGLMTLGEFMAAEGLQPEEPR from the coding sequence GTGACTGTGCTTGTGGGACCAAATGCCGCAGGGAAAAGCAATTTTGTGGATTCGCTCAGGTTTTTACGGGATGCTGCACGCGACGGTCTAGATCACGCCATCGTGGCGCGTGGCGGCATTGCACGCATACGCCAAAACTCTTCGGGAAGGCCCTATCACCTCGGCCTAACTGTTAACACGCTTCAAAACTGGGGCGAGGATGATCCCTTGCCCGGCAGCTACTCCCTTGAAATCGGAAGTACATCAGGTGGGAACTATCGCGTAGAGCGGGAAGAAGCTTCCTGCCATAGGAGAGATTTTTATCCTCCCAGCGAAGATGACAATGGAATGGAAGAAGTGATGATTCCGGAAGGATTTACCCGAGATCGGGCAGGAAGAATCACGGAAAAGAATTCCATTCCTACCCGCATCTACTCACTGGACGACCACGACCGTCTCGCTTTGGGAACATTGGTGGGGGAATATGCATTTCACGGCTTAGGCGAATCCTTACAAGATTACATTCGCAGTTGGAAGTTTTCTGCGCTTTATCCCAATACTCTGCGACAGCTAAACACGCCAGATACGGAATCCGAACTACGAGAAGACGGCAGCAATTGGGCATCTGTAATACGCGCATCAAAACGGACGACCAAGGGCAAAAAAATGCTGGAGCGCATTTACGAAATGATGCGCGTGGTACTACCAGATTTCTTGGATGTATCTGTTTCAACAGCAGGCAGCTATTTAGTGCCAAATTTTCGTTTTGGAACAAGCGACAAGAACACAAGACAGTTCGATCCAGTGCAACTTTCCGATGGCACATTACGCATTTTCGGCATTCTGCTCTCGCTTTATCAGACGCCTGCGCCATCCCTCATCGTGATTGAAGAGCCCGAGCAAACTGTCCACCCAGCGGTTCTATCTATGCTCGCTGAGGCATTCAAAGAAGTGGCGGAACTCACCCAGATCATCGTCACAACGCACAGCCCGCAACTCATCGAACACTTCGAGCCCAGCAACATCCGCATCGTCACTATGCAGGATGGCGTGACTCAGATTGCCCCCATCAAGGATTCTCAAAGGGAGGCCGTTCAACGAGGGCTTATGACTCTTGGTGAGTTCATGGCGGCTGAAGGTTTGCAACCGGAAGAACCCCGATGA
- the trbL gene encoding P-type conjugative transfer protein TrbL encodes MKTLHKPALLIGAFLALFCTAASAQLTNQGMLDQVVTEFATRATAWQTVVMNAAMFLFWTLGTISMVVTFGFMALRKADIGEFFAEFIKFILFFGFFLWLLRNGPNFATSIIQSLARIGEQASGFSSITPSSIVDVGFMIWKQAIRNLSAWSPIDSFIGAVLSAGILLLLAVIAVNMLLLLVSGWLLSYAGIFFLGFGGSRWTSDMAINYYKTVLGVAVQIMTMVLLVGIGNDLLSSFYARMNTGTLNFEELGVMLVFCLALLMLVNRVPPLVAGVITGSSVGGAGGIGNFGAGAAMGAVMGAATMAAGAASVAGSAVLGGAASAAGGASAIKAAYSKASAASSESGGGGGMGGTMGGVAMAAAGPSDGSSGSGSVFAGMDTGSSSGGGFGGGASEGDSAGGKSSAPAGEGKDSGGGAAPGAAEGKADAGGKAAGSDAKGGGQGTGLAPGEQRTTGSMLGGAAAIAAGTAGNLAQGSWDVAKAKAASMRGSALDRISETTGGKIASAIRASRDQEGASHDDPAFDSNSLGKAPIADDEVAAFVSRRPQ; translated from the coding sequence ATGAAAACACTGCACAAGCCGGCGCTGCTGATCGGTGCCTTCCTAGCGCTCTTCTGCACAGCCGCATCTGCCCAGCTCACCAACCAGGGGATGCTTGACCAGGTGGTGACGGAGTTCGCCACGCGCGCCACGGCCTGGCAAACCGTGGTCATGAACGCTGCGATGTTCCTGTTCTGGACGTTGGGCACGATATCGATGGTGGTCACGTTCGGCTTCATGGCGCTGCGGAAGGCCGACATTGGCGAGTTCTTTGCCGAGTTCATCAAATTCATTTTGTTCTTCGGCTTTTTCCTTTGGCTCCTACGTAACGGCCCGAACTTCGCAACCTCGATCATCCAGTCACTGGCGAGGATCGGGGAGCAGGCTTCCGGCTTCTCATCGATCACGCCGTCCAGCATCGTCGATGTGGGCTTCATGATCTGGAAGCAGGCGATCCGCAACCTGTCGGCGTGGTCGCCCATCGACAGCTTCATTGGCGCGGTCCTGAGCGCAGGCATCCTGCTGCTGCTGGCCGTGATCGCCGTGAACATGCTGCTGCTCCTGGTATCGGGCTGGCTGCTGTCGTACGCAGGGATCTTCTTCCTGGGGTTTGGTGGATCGCGGTGGACCTCGGACATGGCGATCAACTACTACAAGACCGTATTGGGCGTGGCCGTGCAGATCATGACGATGGTGCTGCTGGTTGGCATCGGAAACGACCTGCTGTCCAGTTTCTACGCCAGGATGAACACGGGCACCCTGAATTTTGAAGAGCTGGGTGTGATGCTGGTTTTCTGTCTGGCGTTGCTGATGCTGGTCAATCGCGTGCCGCCACTGGTCGCCGGCGTCATCACAGGTTCAAGTGTTGGCGGTGCGGGCGGCATTGGTAACTTCGGTGCCGGTGCCGCCATGGGTGCCGTGATGGGCGCGGCGACCATGGCCGCAGGCGCAGCAAGCGTGGCTGGTTCGGCTGTGCTGGGTGGCGCGGCCTCGGCCGCTGGCGGCGCATCGGCGATCAAGGCCGCCTACAGCAAAGCCTCTGCGGCCTCCAGCGAGAGCGGCGGCGGCGGTGGCATGGGGGGCACGATGGGCGGCGTTGCCATGGCCGCTGCAGGCCCTAGCGACGGCAGCTCTGGCAGTGGCAGCGTCTTCGCGGGCATGGACACCGGCAGCAGCTCGGGCGGTGGCTTCGGTGGTGGTGCATCCGAGGGCGACAGCGCGGGCGGCAAGAGCAGCGCGCCGGCCGGCGAGGGCAAGGACTCGGGCGGTGGCGCGGCACCTGGTGCCGCCGAAGGCAAGGCCGACGCAGGCGGCAAGGCCGCAGGTTCTGACGCCAAGGGAGGGGGGCAGGGCACCGGCCTGGCACCTGGCGAGCAACGCACCACCGGCAGCATGTTGGGCGGAGCGGCGGCCATCGCTGCGGGCACTGCCGGCAACCTGGCGCAAGGCTCCTGGGACGTGGCGAAGGCCAAGGCCGCGAGCATGCGCGGTTCGGCTCTTGATCGCATCAGCGAAACCACGGGCGGGAAGATTGCTTCCGCGATCCGGGCAAGTCGAGATCAAGAAGGTGCGTCACACGATGACCCCGCGTTCGACAGCAACAGTCTTGGCAAGGCTCCCATCGCTGACGACGAGGTTGCAGCGTTCGTCAGCCGGCGCCCTCAGTAA
- a CDS encoding class 1 fructose-bisphosphatase → MAKTISLTRYLVEQQRVDGLIPSQLRLLLEVVARACKSISHAVNKGALGGVLGTAASENVQGEIQKKLDIIANEVLIEANEWGGHLAAMASEEMDSIYVVPNRYPQGEYLLLFDPLDGSSNIDVNVSIGTIFSVLKKPEGHPGVMTEDFLQAGTQQVAAGYCIYGPQTTLVLTVGDGVAMFTLDREQGSFVLVEENVRIPEDTKEFAINMSNMRHWDTPVKRYIDECLAGTEGPRGKDFNMRWIASMVADVHRILTRGGVFLYPWDKREPNKPGKLRLMYEANPMSWLVEQAGGAATNGKQRILDIQPTQLHERVSVVLGSKNEVERVTRYHSDI, encoded by the coding sequence ATGGCAAAAACCATCAGCCTCACCCGCTACCTCGTCGAACAGCAGCGGGTGGACGGCCTCATCCCCTCGCAGCTGCGCCTGTTGCTCGAAGTGGTCGCCCGTGCCTGCAAGAGCATCAGCCACGCCGTGAACAAGGGCGCGCTGGGCGGCGTGCTGGGCACGGCCGCCAGCGAGAACGTGCAGGGCGAGATCCAGAAGAAGCTGGACATCATCGCCAACGAAGTGCTCATCGAAGCCAACGAATGGGGCGGCCACCTCGCGGCCATGGCATCCGAAGAGATGGACAGCATCTACGTGGTGCCCAACCGCTATCCGCAGGGCGAGTACCTGCTGCTGTTCGATCCGCTCGACGGCTCCTCCAACATCGACGTGAACGTGAGCATCGGCACCATCTTCAGCGTGCTGAAAAAGCCCGAAGGCCACCCCGGCGTCATGACCGAGGACTTCCTGCAGGCCGGCACCCAGCAAGTGGCCGCGGGCTACTGCATCTACGGCCCCCAGACCACGCTGGTGCTGACCGTGGGCGACGGCGTCGCCATGTTCACGCTGGACCGCGAGCAGGGCTCGTTCGTGCTGGTGGAAGAGAACGTGCGCATTCCCGAGGACACCAAGGAATTCGCCATCAACATGAGCAACATGCGCCACTGGGACACCCCGGTCAAGCGCTACATCGACGAATGCCTGGCCGGCACCGAAGGCCCGCGCGGCAAGGACTTCAACATGCGCTGGATCGCCAGCATGGTGGCCGACGTGCACCGCATCCTCACGCGCGGCGGCGTGTTCCTGTACCCCTGGGACAAGCGCGAACCCAACAAGCCCGGCAAGCTGCGCCTGATGTACGAGGCCAATCCCATGAGCTGGCTCGTCGAGCAGGCGGGCGGCGCCGCGACCAACGGCAAGCAGCGCATCTTGGACATCCAGCCCACGCAGCTGCATGAGCGCGTCAGCGTCGTGCTGGGTTCAAAAAATGAAGTGGAACGCGTGACGCGCTACCATTCCGATATATAA
- the trbJ gene encoding P-type conjugative transfer protein TrbJ produces MKTKNLAAKVAMVVALAAPGVTTPVLAGIPVIDGANLTQTVMSAVENVAQTLKQIEQYRTQLQQYENMIQNTVAPAAYIWDQAQSTISGLMNAVNTLDYYKNQLGSLDSYIGKFQDVSYYKSSPCFSASGCSDAERAAMEQNRRLASESQKKANDALFKGLEQQQRNLASDSRTLERLQSAAQGASGQMQAIGFANQLASNQANQLLQIRGLLIAQQNAVTTRMQAEADLEARQQATHATSTESRIGKTSSPKNWLELTR; encoded by the coding sequence ATGAAGACGAAAAATTTAGCGGCTAAAGTTGCCATGGTGGTTGCCCTCGCCGCTCCCGGCGTTACAACCCCAGTGCTTGCAGGCATTCCCGTGATCGACGGGGCCAACCTGACACAGACCGTCATGTCGGCCGTCGAGAACGTGGCGCAGACGCTCAAGCAGATCGAGCAGTACCGCACTCAGCTCCAGCAGTACGAGAACATGATCCAGAACACGGTCGCGCCGGCCGCGTATATCTGGGATCAGGCGCAGTCAACGATCAGTGGATTGATGAACGCCGTCAACACGCTTGACTACTACAAGAACCAGCTCGGCAGCCTGGACAGCTACATCGGCAAGTTCCAGGACGTGAGCTACTACAAATCTTCGCCCTGCTTCTCGGCCAGCGGATGCAGCGACGCGGAGCGCGCAGCGATGGAACAGAACCGGCGTCTGGCGAGCGAGAGCCAGAAGAAGGCCAATGATGCGCTGTTCAAGGGCTTGGAACAGCAGCAGAGAAACCTCGCCTCGGACTCGCGCACGCTGGAACGGCTTCAGTCGGCGGCACAGGGCGCAAGCGGCCAGATGCAGGCCATCGGGTTTGCAAACCAGCTTGCCAGCAACCAGGCCAACCAGCTCCTGCAGATTCGCGGCCTGTTGATCGCACAGCAAAACGCGGTCACGACCAGGATGCAAGCCGAGGCCGATCTTGAAGCCCGACAGCAGGCGACGCACGCCACTTCGACGGAGTCCCGTATTGGCAAGACGAGCAGTCCCAAAAACTGGCTCGAACTGACCCGCTGA
- a CDS encoding DUF4276 family protein — MTNRQRLLAIVEGEGDERAVPVLLRQILEHHGHYGVQVLKPQRRGELPKVKSNFARFFEAAMLENAAVLCVLDFDCEWCLDAAQEEQNLMAMARSIRTDYPFEACFIVKEFESLFLCDAATTRSALPAISPDTVFPDHPESIRDAKGWLSSAQPKGMAYKPTTHQARIASQLDLPHLEKHSPSFQRLTRAVLNLVQ; from the coding sequence ATGACCAACCGCCAGCGTCTGCTTGCCATCGTAGAGGGAGAAGGGGACGAGCGCGCAGTGCCTGTATTGCTGCGGCAGATTCTTGAACACCACGGCCACTATGGTGTTCAGGTGCTAAAGCCCCAGCGCCGAGGCGAACTGCCCAAGGTGAAATCCAATTTCGCCCGGTTTTTCGAGGCTGCCATGCTCGAAAATGCAGCGGTCCTATGCGTACTGGACTTCGATTGCGAATGGTGTCTCGATGCCGCGCAGGAGGAGCAGAACCTCATGGCCATGGCCCGTAGCATCAGGACCGATTACCCCTTTGAAGCCTGCTTCATTGTGAAGGAGTTTGAATCTTTATTTTTGTGCGACGCGGCGACTACGAGGTCTGCTCTACCCGCGATCTCGCCGGACACTGTCTTCCCCGACCACCCGGAAAGCATCAGGGATGCTAAGGGATGGCTTTCCAGCGCACAACCCAAGGGCATGGCTTACAAACCCACCACGCATCAGGCAAGAATTGCGTCACAGTTGGATCTGCCACACCTAGAAAAGCATTCCCCGAGCTTCCAGCGCCTCACGCGTGCTGTTCTGAACCTCGTCCAATGA
- a CDS encoding type I toxin-antitoxin system ptaRNA1 family toxin yields the protein MATRNSTEATKAVQQAATQLAAIDFDLLNQEMALHVSPLIEAVVNMLMIVYYQAETGHATKHDFLAAKVGLRQSLQAH from the coding sequence ATGGCAACTCGGAATAGTACAGAAGCAACGAAGGCAGTTCAGCAAGCCGCTACGCAGCTCGCAGCAATCGACTTCGATTTATTGAACCAAGAGATGGCACTGCATGTTTCGCCGCTGATCGAGGCGGTGGTCAACATGCTGATGATCGTCTACTACCAGGCCGAAACCGGGCATGCCACAAAACACGATTTCCTTGCGGCCAAGGTCGGCCTACGGCAATCGCTGCAGGCCCACTAG
- a CDS encoding TraK family protein — MGNYPNDLAEWLSERKGNKSTHATTLASFLAVSENVREAIDAGFELKTIWEHLRERKRVSFRYETFLKYVHRHIKKSTSTKKTRNQSQSKTANASTSFSFSPNPKRDELL; from the coding sequence ATGGGAAATTATCCAAACGATCTAGCCGAATGGTTAAGTGAGCGCAAAGGAAATAAATCGACACATGCTACGACCTTGGCGTCTTTCCTTGCAGTTTCTGAAAATGTCCGCGAAGCAATAGATGCCGGCTTCGAGCTGAAAACCATATGGGAACATTTGCGAGAAAGAAAGAGAGTTTCATTCCGCTATGAAACGTTCCTCAAATACGTTCATCGCCATATCAAGAAAAGCACAAGTACAAAAAAGACGAGAAACCAAAGCCAATCAAAAACAGCGAATGCATCCACTTCGTTCTCATTCAGTCCAAACCCAAAGAGGGACGAACTGCTGTGA
- a CDS encoding replication protein RepA, with protein sequence MAFPIGPDAVRSVRERTPTTAEHFNATAYRDKLIAGGIDPTSAAEVAAKTAAARATTFTRSVKLGPQGSNLFDQATQVEALTQQGADKKVGTAPLIYSPARDLVSSKAARPKRDGKVIDVAAKIADERPSGEDMAFMHAIMCQVGLPRSKVGHKTADGKWVDALEFERQCGGAGLNVAAGKLWDGKQFVQQIVPYGASPRLMLAWMNTYAVRHKTPEIPVGHSAAEFLRVLGKDTSGGRKGGYTVVRIQMQALSACCMTLGFNAAGKAYTYEGKPIKKFEAWLNTHDSQSTLWPGVVTFSDEYFRTLINHAVPLDVRALSALRGSALAMDVYTMLADRLHRITGRPVRLYWANLRDQFGQEYQGKEPGKDFKKKFLPALRDALAVYPQARVKQVTGGLLLMPSPPPIPYKPT encoded by the coding sequence ATGGCTTTTCCTATTGGTCCCGACGCTGTTCGGTCGGTGCGGGAACGTACGCCAACAACTGCCGAACACTTCAACGCGACGGCATACCGCGACAAGCTGATCGCAGGCGGCATCGACCCGACATCAGCGGCCGAGGTGGCAGCAAAAACCGCAGCAGCGCGCGCAACCACGTTCACGCGTTCAGTGAAGTTAGGGCCGCAAGGCAGTAATCTATTCGACCAGGCGACACAGGTCGAAGCACTGACACAACAGGGCGCAGACAAGAAGGTCGGCACCGCGCCGCTGATCTACTCGCCGGCACGCGACCTCGTATCGTCCAAGGCGGCACGCCCGAAGCGCGACGGCAAGGTAATCGATGTCGCCGCGAAAATTGCCGACGAACGACCAAGCGGCGAAGACATGGCATTCATGCATGCCATCATGTGCCAAGTTGGATTGCCTCGCTCGAAAGTCGGTCACAAGACAGCAGATGGCAAATGGGTCGATGCCCTTGAGTTCGAGCGTCAATGCGGCGGTGCTGGACTGAACGTCGCCGCTGGCAAGCTGTGGGACGGAAAGCAATTTGTGCAGCAGATCGTCCCCTACGGGGCTTCACCGCGCCTCATGCTCGCTTGGATGAACACGTACGCCGTGCGTCATAAGACGCCCGAAATCCCAGTCGGACACAGCGCCGCTGAGTTCTTGCGAGTTTTGGGCAAGGACACGAGCGGCGGCAGAAAAGGCGGCTACACGGTGGTTCGCATACAGATGCAGGCGCTCTCCGCATGCTGCATGACGCTTGGTTTCAATGCTGCCGGAAAGGCGTATACCTACGAAGGTAAGCCCATCAAAAAGTTTGAGGCATGGCTGAACACTCACGACAGTCAATCCACTTTGTGGCCAGGCGTTGTGACGTTCTCGGATGAATATTTTCGGACCTTGATAAACCATGCCGTGCCCCTCGACGTGAGAGCCTTGTCAGCACTCCGGGGATCGGCACTGGCAATGGATGTCTACACGATGCTCGCTGATAGACTGCACCGCATCACCGGACGCCCGGTACGGCTGTACTGGGCCAATCTGCGCGACCAGTTTGGCCAGGAGTATCAAGGCAAAGAGCCAGGCAAGGACTTCAAGAAGAAGTTCCTGCCGGCTTTGCGTGACGCGCTGGCCGTCTACCCGCAAGCCAGGGTGAAACAGGTCACTGGGGGCCTTTTGTTAATGCCATCGCCTCCTCCTATTCCGTACAAGCCAACCTGA